The Rhodamnia argentea isolate NSW1041297 chromosome 7, ASM2092103v1, whole genome shotgun sequence genome contains the following window.
ACTTAACaagcaagaaaaagataatCGCAATGAACTAGTCGTCACTGTACAGAGCGTGGAGGAAGAATCCACTTAGAATTTGAGGCCGGAGctacaaaaaaattgcaactttAAAAAGAAACCCACAGCAGGAAGAGAAAACACCAACAAGGTAATATAAACCCGAGATTGCTTTCCTATCACTAAGCAACTGAATACAAATTGATcttgcttcttctccttctttttcaccCCCAAAAGCAAACCCTAATGGTAGAGGAGCGAGTAATGATGACCCAGAACGAAAAAGAGCCTCCACCGATCAAAGGGGCTTCAAGATCTCGATCATATCCTGTCGTCTCTGCAGAATCATGATCCGTGCGGCTTCAAATTCCCCCGATTGTCAGCGAAAATTACTAAAACCTGCGAGGTCGGCAGATTACGCAGATATCAATTGAAAGGTAATGACAATtggccacagagagagagagagagagagagagagagagagaaagagaggttaCCATGTCATGATGAAGatacgaaggagaagaagaggagagtcGCGAGGATGGACGTTTCTAGTGAACTTAACCGCTGAAAGTTTATAGGTGTCCGAGTCAGTAGCTCCTCCTccctccaccacctcctcctccatctcTGTTTTAGCGCTGATGCAAtattatatataaaattttcgttttctttttgccgGAAAATTACAGGAATTTCgttaaataaggaaaaagaaatgtagAAGcttctaaatttgaaaaaaaaatgaagaagaaggaatattgccaaaaaattattgacagaCACTTATTAGATAAATAATTAAGGTAATCCTGCCGTTTCTAtcctgatatttttttttcatgcaatATGTAATAAATCATCTAAAAATTGATCAACCCTTGGGTacgtttgtttgagtgaaaatactttttgagaatTGGTTTTCGGGAAGTTCACCCCGTTTGATTcgccgaaaatgacttagtcaatggaaaacactttatgtttaatgaaaaatttatgcttaaaattaggaaaatgaatttcaaaatctaaagagatgaaaacacttttcaagaCTATTTATAtcgaatttttaatattttatttattttatttttaatagttgatattatattttcttcttttttcttcttcaaccgcATGTGCTCAGCCGCGGCCAGCGACCGGCCACACAAGGTCGAGCCTCAACAGATCCCGGCAAGGTGAGCTCGACCTCGTGTGGTCGGTcaccgagaaaaagaaaaataaataatgtaatatactataaaaatatttaaaatttgaattttttttttttgcatggatTAAGTCATAGATCGaaaccatttttcaaatgagaaccaAGCACTAGAAAACCCTTTTGGTAACATATcggcaaacaaagaaaaacaaacctttttcctcaaaattgattttggggaaatagttttcctttttcatgaagcTTTTCCACAAACAAATGCACCTCAtgttccatttatttcgcaaaaaatgctTTGCTCATTTTCTAGTATTTGGATTGCTCAACAAAAATGAGCCAACGAAAAACTATGCTTagattctgaaaaatgatttactctttgaaaaattgaaaatatttttgactaTATAAATAGATATTGATGCTTGGACCAAAACTTTACGCTTGGGTAGGGAAACCTCAACGCTCAATTCTAGGCCCTTGGCAATAGGGTCAGGTCTACCAAGGGCAAGCCCGGATCCATCGAGGCATGCCCATGACACCGATACCCATGCTGGAAACTCGGCACTGTTGCTCAAGATTCGAGCACCCAGGCCCCGTCCATTAAGACCAGGCATGGGACTCTTGTTTTGATCCTAATACTTTGAAAGTGTATGCAAGCATAGATGTCaagtttgaagaagaagccatgTGGGAAGAAAATCTCAAGGTCGATGCAAATGATCATGGCAATCTAGCCAAACGGAGTTGGTGGATCATTCATCACCTTCTTCTCTAATATCTTTTTTGAGGTCATCACCCTTGTCTTCTTTAAACGTTCCAAGATCGAGAAGATTATCCGAAATTTATAAAGCTACTGGTGAGCTTCATCTTATATGTCATCTCGCGAGtgaagtacactagaagtgctataagtTGTATACAACGCtcattttaatgtcaaaactttcaaaacgatcacttaagtactattttttttttccaaaaacatGCTCATTTGAGTGCTAACTCCGGTccgagctgacgtggctcaccGAAAATACTACGTGgagtcattttttatttttagctaagCCAACATGGCTTGTTGGAATTACACATAGACTTCCATGTATgcttaaacttaaaaattaaatatatattgaaatcaagaaaaataagctgaattttttataaaaaaaagggtgggaGGTTTCATTCAAGAGTTGAGGGATATATAGACATCATTGTCACTCCCCACCTAGGCCAATGAGGGTGGGGGTTAGCTGGAGGGGGTCGCCACCCCCAGCCACGGGCGGGCGACCCTCGCTGATAGCAAGCGGGGCCTTGCCCAGCCTCGGCGAGGCCCAACCTCGCAAATCTAGGCAAGGTTGAGCTTCACCGTTCTTGGGCAAGGCCAGCCACCACAAGGCCTCGCCCTCTTCCGGATATGAGAGATCGGGTTTTGCTTGCtatcggcgagggtcgcccgcCGGTGGCCGATGCTCGGCGATCCCCGCCGACCAAGCCCCCACCCTAACCGGCCTCGGTCGACGAAACCCCACACCTTTGTTTCAAGATTTCAACAaagttttttaataattttttaattttttatcttaaaattcTACGCGGAAGTTCACATGACcagaattttataaaaaaaatgccacgtcaaatagtaaatttaaatataaaagccACATATTTCATtcgacacttaagtgatcgttttctccgcacttaagtaatcattttgaaagttttggcattaaagtaagCGTCATGCATAatttatagcacttctagtatacttctCCCATCTTCTTGCTAATTGTGAGCTACTTGGCTACAATGATGCTGTCTAAGAAGGAAAATGGAGGAAAGGTATGAATGATGAAATCAAAACCATCgagaaaaatcaaacatggGAGCTTGCTGCTTTtcggaaggaaaaagaaagcgattggtgtcaaatgggtgtacGAAtccaagaagaacaagaaagatGAAGTGAGAATGTACAACGCtagacttgttgcgaagggaTACAAGCAAAATGTTGGTATCAACTATGAAGAAGTCTTTGCCCCTATCATCTGCATTTTTAGATTTATCATTTCTGTTGCAATCAAATCAGCCTTTTTAAATGGCATCATTGATGAAGAGATTTATATTGAACAACCCGTGGGATTTATTGTCAAAGGCCATGAAGACAAAATGTTGTGGTTGAAGAAAGCTCTATATGGGCTTAAGCAAGCACATGGAGCATGGAATTCTAGAAGTGATGCCTACTTCAATGCAAATAGATTTACTCAATGTACATATgaacatgcattttttttaaagtaagaAAAAGGTCATGTTCTATTGGTCAACTAGATACACACTATGAAACGAAAACTAATATTGACTAGGGTTTATttgggtgatttttttttcccttttgactttttgtgaatttttacgGCATTATCACTTCTTGTTTTTATCTCGAAAAACTTGAAAATctacaaaatattcaaatatcaaATACTATTAAGTGTAAAATGTTATGTggcttttcataattttttgaacaaaaatgctTCTTTTCGTTTTAAGAACATGAAGAAAAAGTCCAAGTAACAAGTACAAACATTAAAACGGAAAATAAAGCGTATTATAATCCCCATCAATCATtgttattactattattattatcataACTATTTCTCGTTTTATTGGCCATGTTTGATGTTTCTACCGGACAAACAAGTCATACGGTTCCAAGGGCAAATTTGGTGGTCAATAATGGACCGTTTTGTAGGCATTATCCTTTACTATATAATTGCCTCAATTTGGTTGAGTGAGGTGGACTAAGTTTAGCTCGTATGCATAGACCAAAGTAGCATTGGATCTTTGTGGATCAAATATCGCCGAGAGTGCTTCATTTCTTATGTACATCATTCACTTGagcgccataattttttttttttgtaagggaactttttttttaccttagtgccataaatttgaaaaatgatcatcaCTTAGTGCCATCGCCGATTTTGAAATCCTACATGGACGCTTGAAAACCTGATGTGGCATCGCTGgggcaattttttttgaatttttttatgtatacgtgaatttttatattattttttagttattttgaaaattttctttttgtttagtttttttgttcttccccCGGGGGCCACGATGTCCTTGGGCGACGGCCGTCGCGGCCTTGGCAGCTGTGGGCGAGGGCGCGAaggccctcgccaaatctaggaGAGGGCCCTCGAGGCCCTACCGGCCTCGCCCGCATCTCTCGATATCCTTATTCTAATCTTTGTGAGTAAATATTAGATCTGCAATTATTTTCGAACTAAAGAATAGATCTCCAGTTATTTCCGTTTCCAATTTTGAATGTGGGAGAATATATAAATTATAGGGGTTTCTAAAATGTGTTGctaatttagtaaatattctTATTATCAAATTACAAACTTGTATTGCATGTTAAGATGAATCACATCCACATCAGTTTCCTAGTTTCGAATTGCATATTTTGGAATCATGTAGTAATTTAGAAAAATACCTAACgtagatttaggatttaatttgaatttttttctagttTAAATTAGGTCATTATATAGTCCCTATTTTAGctttaaaagaaaatcacaaaaaaaaaaatataacatgCATATTTCATAAAGAATTAGTTTCATAGTTTCACGTCAAATTTCCATGTCATGTCCGTGTCATCATGATTTCCACATCATCATATCCACGTCACTTAATTCATGTCATTTAGTGATTATAGGCCTAGGTTCATATATTGCATGTCATAGTAGAATAGTCCATATTTGACTGTCAATCCATATCACATGTCATTCGTTTCAATTACAACTTCATGGACATATTTTAGATTAAAATTTGCGTTTCATGCATGGCATAtagtatattttttattaaaaagacaaaaatccaaaaataattaatcgataTTGTTGTTAGAAATCATATGCATACATCGTTTAGTTAACATTTTGCAGAACACTTGATGCTTTGGACCTTAATGAGCTTTTGTTTTGCTTAAAGCATTAATGTTTTTGCCCTATTTTTAgcaatttatttaatgttttgATTTATTGAGTGTTACATTATTGATCATGCACCCGCACGATCACTCATTGCATGATAGTGATTAGGATTAAAATTGTCCAACACcgcttgcaaaatattttttaaataaagagaaaaagtatcgaaagggcgttaaaTTAATCTAACTTAATCAAATCCCCATATTTATGATATTTCTGGTTCGCATAAGTAAACTATTAACTCGGTCTCTAATGAACTTGTAGtagattagtggtgactccaaatttGAATTGATTTGCATGTCTAATTAATTATATCAAAACCCTAAAGTGGCAATTAAGTATGGGCTTGGGAGCATCCACGCTAAGTCTTTGGCTTAGTAGTCAATTTGCTTTCCTTTTGGTGGTTCACCTCGAGGAAGGCCGCCACACCTAATTTAAGTTAGGTCATCATACACGTTAAGTAGTTTCCTATTTTagcttgaaaagaaaatgacaaaaatataacATGCATAATTCATATAGAACTAGTTTCACAAATTCTATGTCATAATATGCACGTTATAAATTCCATATCATAGTTTCATGTCATATAAATCAAATTGGATATCATGTTAGATTAGTTCATGATTCTCATGCTAGTCATAGATTAAATTTAAATAGCTCACGTCACGTGTCATTAGTTTAAATTAGAATTCATATAGACATAACTTAGATTGAaattgcatctcatgcattgcagaaagttcaattttttaaacaagAGAGAAATCCAAAAAGAATAAGTTAGCATTGCGTAATCACATTTCGACTTCATGTTTAGGTCATGCATACAGCACCTGATTGTCTGGCTTTTAGTTAACATCTTGAGGAACTCTAGGTGCATTGGATGATAATAAACCTTCACCGTTGCTTCACTTACAGCATCGAGgttctcttatcttttttctaGTATTTAATTTATGGGCTTTGATTATTGAGAGTTATATTCTTTCTTGCGCATCCGCGTAGTGAAATAAAGGGAAAACATTTGtgaaaataaagggaaaatgtACCGAAAGAGCGTTAGATTTATTTAGCATAACCAAATTCTTGTATCCATGAAATCTCTTATTTGTAGAAGTAAAATGTTCTCTCACATCTCACTTGGGTTTCTAATCGACCCATAATAGATTAGAGGTGACTCATAAATTGAATTACTTTGCATGtttggttaattaaatcaaaaccCTAAAGTTACAATTGGTATGGGCCAGGAAGAGTCTATGCTAAGTGTTTGTTTGGTAATCAATTAGCTTTCCGTTGGTGGTGCACCTCGTAGAAGGTTGAGACAAACATATCTCTAAAGTGAAAGGTCATGTGTCTTTGTATACACacatgcttcttcttctttttttttttccggatttGGTGGGAAGTATTCTGAgtgataatatatttttttctataaTAGAAAACTATAAAAACATTCCCACATTCAACATTCCAGtgttttcatttcaatttctcTCCGACTTTTTACTCCACACAAATTGAAATTTGTGGTCATTGTAAATAACGGTGCCATCGTTTTAGCAGGATTTCTTCTAGAAAGTATTGGCGGAGGGTTCAAAACGATGCAGCAAATATACGATAAACGAGAATCAACCACCTTTGCCGCCTCCTAGGAATGCCGAGGAAGAGGTAACAACAAAACAACTCGATAACGACAAAACGACACTGTTACGACAAGACGACGTTCTCATGTCCCCATATTCTTCGTCACCCTCACATCTCACACTTCTGTTATATAAGGAAAGGGCACAATGAACTGATTAAACCGCCTTCGGCTATTTAAGCTCACCTTGAACACCCCAAACTTCACCAATTGGAAATTAGCAAGAGAGCACGTAAATTGTCGTCCGACTACTCTCTTAGCGTCTCTAAGCCTTCATCTCTCAGAAAATACTCGAGAATTGCCATGAAATATACCGCAATAATCTTGATCCTGCTGCAATGTTGCCTCGCTTTGAAGACCAGCTCGACGATCCTGCATAAGTACgagtcaattttcaatttcggCGACTCTCTTAGCGACACCGGGAACTTCATCCGATCCGCAGCGGGACTTCCGGTCGTGCCGGAGTTTCCCTATGGCAAGACCTTCTTTGGGCATCCGACCGGTCGTTTTTCGGATGGACGTCTTATAATTGATTTCATCGGTACGTAGTTCTCCTggctcttctttgtttttgtagATGCATTGCTCGTGTTAGGGAAAAGAACGGGCATTTTAAACGTAAGGCCGCTGTTTTTGCTGTAAATATTTGCATCTTTAGCAGTATAAAGaaagaattttatgaaaatgcagCGGAAGCAGTTGGGTTACCCTACCTGAAGCCATATCTTGAGGTAGTCAACAACGGCTCAATTGATGCTCGTCGTGGAGTTAACTTTGCAGTTGCTGGTGCCACAGCTCTTGATCCGACATTCTTTGCAGCCCGAAACATTTCAACTTTGACAATGACGAATAATTCGTTAAGCGTTCAGCTCGACTGGTTCAAGAAACTCAAATCTTCCCTTTGCACAACACAACAAGGTAAATAGCAGTAACCCATTTTGTGCCATCGATCTTAGTCACTCAAGATATGGGCATCCATTGAGGTGATTTGGTAGATATCACGTATATGTAGCTCGTAAACCTTTCGGAGGATAACCAATCAGGGTTAACGCAGTTGATTAAGACGTTCAGATTTATAACTCGAAAACTAAAGGTCATTTCGTTTGAATTCCATCAACTGCATGCAAGCTGTTTTGGGTCAAGGCCACTTCATCAAGCCAAAAATCCGAACTTTATCAGTTTACTAGGGTTGCAGAGCATTTCATGGTTCTTTAGATAGACGGGCTTCTACTTCCATGTGCTCTTGCATtatcaaaggaaaatgaaaacagTATCTCATTGAGCGATTATAGTACATAAATATCCAGCcattgtgattttttattcGATTACTTGAGTCGTTTCAgtcatttgatttttgttttcattcttttctttggcaGATTGTGAAACGTATTTCAAGAAGTCTTTATTTCTAGTGGGGGAGATTGGTGGAAACGACTACAATTTTGCTTTCGCCAAAGGTGCAAACTTTGAGCAGCTCCGTCCCATTGTGCCAATTGTTGTTGGAGCCATTACCAATGCCACCCGCGTATGgcccctttccttttcttgctaGTGACATAAGCACAATACTATCTGTTCAACAAGATCTTTACTAAACCGAGTTGCTATCTACGTGGTTAGCCTTGTCTAAGCACTCCAATAAATCTATTTCCATGGCATGTGATTGTTATAGATGCTCATCGAAGAAGGGGCGGTGGAGTTGGTAGTGCCGGGGATTTTGCCA
Protein-coding sequences here:
- the LOC115734866 gene encoding GDSL esterase/lipase At5g45910-like; amino-acid sequence: MKYTAIILILLQCCLALKTSSTILHKYESIFNFGDSLSDTGNFIRSAAGLPVVPEFPYGKTFFGHPTGRFSDGRLIIDFIAEAVGLPYLKPYLEVVNNGSIDARRGVNFAVAGATALDPTFFAARNISTLTMTNNSLSVQLDWFKKLKSSLCTTQQDCETYFKKSLFLVGEIGGNDYNFAFAKGANFEQLRPIVPIVVGAITNATRMLIEEGAVELVVPGILPMGCLTSYITTAPHFDKDDVNATTGCLSRYNAFAKYHNDYLQRELQVLRQKYSHARIIYADYYGDSMRLFESPKQYNFSGLTHGACCGAGGPLNFNVSKMCGSSSSVCKDPSASIIWDGVHLTEAAYRHMANGLLDGPFTSPRLVT